Proteins encoded within one genomic window of uncultured Draconibacterium sp.:
- a CDS encoding helix-turn-helix transcriptional regulator, protein MKKNSRLERRRQNMSEDVKLFVKQSFDIVDRIHQILKNQGISQKDLAKSLGKTESEISKWMTGTHNFTIKTITKIEAILGESIIETSSSEKYSHVKSISISDLDFLFKTSRKTKKLPYYIEANNIIPVAQSNNMVH, encoded by the coding sequence ATGAAAAAGAATAGCAGACTGGAAAGACGCAGACAAAATATGTCGGAGGATGTAAAATTATTTGTAAAACAGTCTTTTGACATAGTAGACCGCATCCATCAAATACTTAAAAATCAGGGAATCTCTCAAAAAGATTTAGCGAAATCTCTAGGGAAGACTGAAAGTGAGATTAGCAAGTGGATGACAGGTACTCATAATTTCACAATAAAAACAATAACCAAGATTGAAGCAATTTTAGGCGAATCTATTATTGAGACATCTAGTTCAGAAAAATACAGTCATGTCAAGAGTATTTCTATTTCTGATTTAGATTTTCTGTTTAAAACGTCTAGAAAAACAAAAAAATTACCTTATTATATTGAAGCTAACAATATTATACCTGTTGCTCAGTCAAATAACATGGTACATTAG
- a CDS encoding RNA polymerase sigma factor — translation MTKQLSDEILMEHLARGDKKAAALLYDRYHKNVYGYFVRMTNNAEVARDLTQNVFLKVLKYSHSWKDDKVFAYWLFRIARNILVDHYNESRKFFSTDDFTRVAELDQRDSVRAMEAKESFEFVLEAMTRLSPADRELIELNRFQGFSYKEIAQTVASNENAVKVKTFRAIQKLKEIYTNIMIE, via the coding sequence ATGACAAAACAACTTAGCGATGAAATACTGATGGAGCACCTGGCCCGAGGTGACAAAAAAGCAGCGGCCCTACTTTACGACAGGTACCATAAAAATGTATATGGGTATTTCGTCAGGATGACCAACAATGCAGAGGTTGCCCGCGACCTGACGCAAAATGTTTTCCTGAAGGTGCTGAAATACAGTCACAGCTGGAAAGATGATAAAGTTTTTGCTTACTGGTTATTCCGAATCGCACGAAATATTTTAGTCGATCACTACAATGAATCGAGAAAGTTCTTTAGCACGGATGATTTTACAAGAGTAGCCGAACTCGACCAAAGAGATTCGGTACGGGCAATGGAAGCCAAAGAATCGTTTGAATTTGTGCTGGAAGCCATGACCCGGTTGTCTCCTGCCGATCGCGAACTGATTGAACTAAACCGTTTCCAAGGCTTTTCCTACAAGGAAATTGCACAAACGGTAGCTTCAAACGAAAATGCTGTGAAAGTGAAAACATTCAGGGCAATACAAAAACTAAAAGAGATTTATACGAACATAATGATTGAATAA
- a CDS encoding zf-HC2 domain-containing protein produces MDCNEVKINLPEYIDGKLDNSTSETVSEHLKNCASCRELHAELKSFLQFTDSFPEIEPPLGMKEEFMQMAELEIEPKGKMIRIPTWAKVAAMVLIVFGTFATGYFAGSKTSEVGELKAEIGKMKQDVLLAGLRDYSGPQKIQAVYDIQSTGATNETFVDALVYTMNSDKNVNVRLAAINALSEMMDKNDAIKTELIKSLSVQDNPLLQISLIQVLTESGVKEAKDEIESISNNENTDQHVKEYANSMIKTII; encoded by the coding sequence ATGGATTGCAACGAGGTAAAAATAAATCTTCCGGAATATATCGACGGGAAGCTGGATAACAGCACTTCGGAGACGGTAAGCGAGCATTTAAAGAACTGCGCTTCGTGCAGAGAACTTCATGCCGAATTGAAATCCTTTCTGCAATTCACCGATTCGTTTCCCGAAATAGAACCGCCCTTAGGAATGAAAGAGGAGTTTATGCAAATGGCCGAATTGGAAATTGAGCCAAAAGGAAAAATGATCAGAATTCCCACGTGGGCAAAAGTTGCAGCTATGGTATTAATCGTGTTCGGGACCTTTGCAACAGGGTATTTCGCAGGATCGAAAACCAGCGAAGTGGGAGAACTAAAAGCTGAAATTGGTAAGATGAAACAAGATGTGCTACTGGCCGGTTTGCGCGATTATTCAGGGCCGCAAAAAATACAGGCTGTGTACGATATTCAATCAACAGGAGCTACAAACGAAACGTTTGTCGACGCACTGGTTTACACCATGAACAGCGATAAAAATGTAAATGTTCGTTTGGCAGCAATTAACGCTTTGTCGGAAATGATGGACAAAAACGACGCGATAAAAACAGAACTCATAAAATCCTTGTCGGTTCAGGATAATCCGCTACTACAAATCTCGCTCATACAGGTCCTCACCGAATCGGGAGTGAAGGAAGCAAAAGATGAAATTGAATCTATTTCGAACAATGAAAACACCGACCAGCATGTAAAGGAATATGCAAATAGTATGATTAAAACAATTATATAA
- a CDS encoding DUF4097 family beta strand repeat-containing protein: MKRVIYLAAALIFPLLTFAQGNKYEYTPKVKNRVEIVNVLGKITLQNASGNAIVIESDFNIDKPERAEGLSILGAMDDNTNMGVNVREENGTVTISGVCRQVSDYSYTIWVPQGVTVNIDYHSPFANSDISVDSYKGSLEIKALSADVKLTDCTGPLTISTIEGDIEAVFSELNQEEPTSLIAVSGFVDVTLPSSSKASFEISNVIGSVYNNLDLVSENKPKKDGKASDLISFSRGKKHNKYTLNGGGTNVFLKSVSGNIYLRKK, encoded by the coding sequence ATGAAAAGAGTAATATATTTAGCAGCAGCACTCATTTTTCCCTTACTGACTTTCGCCCAGGGAAATAAATATGAGTACACTCCGAAAGTGAAAAACCGCGTGGAAATCGTGAATGTTCTGGGTAAAATTACACTGCAGAATGCCAGTGGAAATGCCATTGTTATTGAGTCGGATTTTAATATCGATAAACCCGAACGTGCCGAAGGACTCAGTATTCTAGGTGCTATGGACGACAATACAAATATGGGGGTGAATGTTCGTGAAGAAAACGGAACAGTTACTATCTCTGGAGTTTGCAGGCAGGTTAGCGATTACAGTTATACCATTTGGGTACCACAGGGAGTTACAGTGAATATTGATTACCATAGCCCGTTTGCGAATTCAGATATCTCAGTCGATTCGTACAAGGGAAGTCTTGAAATAAAAGCGCTGAGTGCAGATGTAAAACTAACCGATTGCACCGGCCCTCTCACCATTAGTACGATAGAAGGTGATATCGAGGCTGTATTTAGCGAGTTAAATCAGGAAGAACCAACATCGCTGATTGCTGTCTCTGGTTTTGTCGATGTAACCTTGCCCTCAAGTAGTAAAGCATCGTTCGAAATAAGTAATGTTATTGGCAGCGTATATAATAATCTTGATTTGGTAAGTGAGAACAAACCAAAAAAAGATGGCAAAGCCAGCGACTTAATTTCCTTTAGCCGGGGTAAAAAGCATAACAAATACACATTAAATGGAGGTGGAACAAATGTGTTTTTAAAATCGGTTTCTGGCAATATCTACTTACGCAAAAAGTAA
- a CDS encoding DUF4097 family beta strand repeat-containing protein, with translation MKKLVLITVILLGSAAVGFSQKVVDKKIETKSKKTDLKLDFADNIKIEAWDKDYVEFHASVNIDDNQYNDFYELSVNESSGKAEIVEKIDFEGIEEKMGKKEHCNFNMNIQYSVKVPKDLDFSVNTISGKVELIACEGKMNINSVSGFIDYSIPKSLKAKFDLSTVTGDVYSNVSFEGLDPDKISWVGTNRKLSLNGGDNNIKLKTVSGDIYLRKL, from the coding sequence ATGAAGAAATTAGTACTTATTACAGTTATTCTTTTGGGTTCAGCTGCGGTGGGCTTTTCGCAGAAAGTAGTCGATAAAAAGATTGAAACGAAAAGCAAGAAAACAGATCTGAAACTGGATTTTGCCGATAATATTAAAATTGAAGCCTGGGATAAAGACTACGTTGAATTTCATGCCAGCGTAAACATCGATGACAATCAATACAACGATTTTTATGAACTGAGCGTGAACGAATCGTCGGGTAAAGCTGAGATTGTTGAGAAAATTGATTTCGAAGGGATTGAAGAAAAAATGGGCAAGAAAGAACATTGCAATTTCAATATGAATATTCAGTATTCAGTTAAAGTCCCGAAAGACCTCGATTTTAGTGTAAATACGATTTCAGGAAAAGTTGAACTAATTGCCTGCGAAGGAAAAATGAACATTAATTCGGTGAGTGGGTTTATCGATTATTCCATTCCCAAAAGCCTGAAAGCAAAATTTGATTTATCAACAGTTACGGGCGATGTTTATTCAAACGTGAGTTTTGAAGGTTTAGACCCGGATAAAATATCATGGGTGGGTACAAACCGAAAACTTAGTTTAAACGGCGGAGATAACAATATTAAGCTTAAAACCGTTAGTGGTGACATCTATTTGAGGAAACTTTGA
- a CDS encoding peroxiredoxin family protein yields MKTIITILLAFLFVPAFSQPNSKVNTGDKIIDFKAHLIDGSEIPLNELYNQSPLVLIVLRGWPEYQCPVCTRQVGEFVAGADEITKYGAKVLMIYPGPSEVLQEKAEEFTEDFTFPEGFYFALDPDYSMVNKYGLRWDAPKETAYPSTFVIDKAGKVRFAKVSSSHGGRADVEEVVDTLKNL; encoded by the coding sequence ATGAAAACAATTATTACCATTTTATTAGCCTTTCTTTTCGTCCCGGCATTTTCGCAACCAAATTCGAAAGTAAATACGGGAGATAAGATCATTGATTTTAAAGCACATCTAATTGATGGAAGCGAAATTCCGCTCAATGAATTATACAATCAGTCGCCGCTTGTTCTGATTGTTCTTAGGGGATGGCCTGAATATCAGTGCCCGGTTTGTACGCGCCAGGTAGGTGAGTTTGTTGCCGGAGCCGACGAAATAACAAAATACGGAGCAAAAGTTTTGATGATTTATCCCGGCCCGTCGGAGGTGCTACAGGAAAAAGCAGAAGAATTCACTGAAGACTTTACCTTTCCTGAAGGATTCTACTTTGCTCTTGATCCGGATTATTCGATGGTAAACAAATACGGTTTAAGATGGGATGCTCCAAAAGAAACAGCTTATCCATCAACATTTGTAATTGATAAGGCCGGTAAAGTTCGTTTTGCCAAAGTAAGCTCAAGCCATGGAGGAAGAGCTGATGTAGAAGAAGTAGTGGATACATTGAAGAACCTGTAA
- a CDS encoding LytTR family DNA-binding domain-containing protein produces the protein MKRVKITVYSPEPTAYLPEPTAYIKTKYFLQLILSLLVMTNYNAIIIDDEKNVQEALKILLQRNCPNINICDTASSASQGRDLLNQWDVQLIFLDISMPGENGFDFLASIPKEDYAIIFTTAYEEYALRAIKTNAIDYLLKPIDPEELKEAVTKATSHLDLRRQNNEIQKTYGESLNNLTRQANDGFVYAPKITVIEKFGFKIIEVEKIRYVEADGAYSVIHLSGLEKVVSSKPVGDIEKILDPSIFVRIHKSTLINLNFLRGFSSFEGNFAIMDDQTELAISRRKYTEFKDAVSKYSKSIE, from the coding sequence TTGAAAAGAGTAAAAATTACCGTTTATTCGCCAGAACCTACCGCTTATTTGCCAGAACCTACCGCTTATATAAAAACAAAATACTTTTTACAATTAATCCTATCTTTGTTAGTAATGACTAATTACAACGCCATAATTATCGACGACGAAAAGAATGTGCAGGAGGCTTTAAAGATCTTACTTCAGCGCAATTGTCCGAATATTAACATCTGCGATACGGCAAGCTCGGCCAGTCAGGGACGCGATTTATTAAACCAATGGGACGTGCAATTAATCTTCCTCGATATTTCGATGCCCGGAGAGAATGGCTTTGATTTTCTGGCCAGTATTCCAAAAGAAGATTACGCGATTATTTTTACAACAGCCTACGAAGAATACGCCTTACGCGCTATTAAAACAAACGCTATTGATTACCTGCTAAAGCCCATCGATCCTGAGGAGTTGAAAGAGGCAGTAACCAAAGCAACATCGCACCTCGATCTTCGCCGGCAAAACAATGAGATACAAAAAACATATGGCGAATCATTAAACAACCTTACCCGCCAGGCTAACGATGGATTTGTATATGCTCCCAAAATAACGGTAATCGAAAAATTTGGTTTTAAAATTATTGAAGTAGAGAAGATAAGGTATGTTGAAGCAGATGGAGCTTATTCTGTAATTCATTTATCGGGGTTGGAAAAAGTAGTTTCGAGTAAACCGGTTGGAGACATCGAAAAGATTCTCGATCCTTCGATCTTTGTTCGCATTCATAAATCAACTTTGATTAATTTAAATTTTCTGCGTGGATTTTCGAGTTTCGAAGGCAACTTCGCCATAATGGACGACCAAACAGAATTGGCTATTTCGCGCAGAAAATACACTGAATTTAAGGACGCTGTTTCAAAATATTCCAAATCAATTGAATAG
- a CDS encoding histidine kinase, producing MKKLLLIPTLILFISQLVCGQNPFITNYTIADGLPTNKVFCVLQDKNDFMWFGTSAGVVRFDGTGYIRHTTNDGMSYNRTVRMKEDMEGRIWCLNIDGSVNYIYKDKVFNEKNAPFLSELKTDFYYHDLFQDQDSTIYFYNGTGEVAIVKGNTYIDYIPSARNGAVVFNITRNTNNNLLFWDSNRIVEKRSVDDLVEIHPLDFNVTRVTISPEGITYVCDMDGNIHLFQGSRLVSKNFIHLDAKVVNDILIKDELLWVSTFDNGLYCFRNDSLIFHDSMNNIQNLVLDAQNNLWTSSTTYGVFKINDGILKYQTIEAEQFDEKGVRAIAPSNNGFLWLTNGKSIFIFKDGKLFDKKIDVGEFILDQITQLKDNTLLISGISTPLYIYKNLRIDTKSNTIKYDDFNKSNIHVKKPVVDPSESRVNFYLNDNLFFRELIDNYPQFRIPYTDWGRIRNMFLNYKNDLIVNGNTNHILSGGRISADSIYSVFDGKWIASNITIDSTSEILQIEEADKSELVLIHNDSIYSLIDNLEDHISLKLKDMIYYDNTLFLFNQQTVYFISNPTEVIHGKTAVLNRLNISFNNINDLYCQNEILYVASDDGLTLIPVSECVNAVLIPTKPYFSKITIDEKEIDPADGEIEYKSKDRLNIEFSSLNFSSSASNYAYMLDGVNDDWIIGTEKQVVYFNLKPGHYTFKLKSRKNMEPYSKVIELPITVVPTFFQRLITKIGILLILLFLGFLIVRGYYLRQLREREKDNQLVTLENRALQSMMNPHFIFNSLGSIQKFLLQNKSEEAGAYLSRFARLIRQTMNSIKSNSVLLDDEVERLRNYIELEQFRMENHFDFSVILDEQLQQDDYFIPSMIVQPFVENAIWHGISQLSGKGKITIRFIYVNEKSIRITIEDNGIGFEKSKAFSGTKSHLNMASNLTQKRIQLIGEKYQVKTQLSYEELYPGETNPGAKITLLVPIVE from the coding sequence GTGAAAAAACTCCTGTTAATACCAACCCTAATTTTATTCATCTCTCAGCTTGTTTGCGGACAAAATCCGTTTATAACAAACTATACAATTGCCGATGGATTGCCCACCAACAAGGTATTTTGTGTATTGCAGGATAAAAATGATTTTATGTGGTTTGGCACTTCTGCCGGCGTTGTTCGTTTTGATGGAACAGGCTATATTCGGCATACTACCAATGACGGGATGAGTTACAACCGTACCGTACGTATGAAAGAAGATATGGAAGGCCGAATTTGGTGCCTGAATATTGATGGTTCGGTAAACTATATTTATAAAGACAAGGTTTTTAATGAGAAAAATGCTCCGTTTCTGAGCGAATTGAAAACCGACTTTTACTATCACGATTTGTTTCAGGATCAAGACTCAACCATATACTTTTACAATGGCACCGGGGAAGTTGCAATCGTAAAAGGCAACACTTATATAGATTATATACCTTCTGCCAGAAATGGAGCAGTCGTTTTTAATATCACCAGAAACACCAATAATAATCTCCTGTTTTGGGATAGTAACCGGATAGTTGAAAAACGCTCTGTAGATGACTTAGTAGAAATCCATCCACTTGATTTTAATGTTACCAGGGTTACAATATCGCCCGAAGGAATTACTTATGTATGCGATATGGATGGAAATATTCATCTGTTCCAGGGCTCGCGACTGGTTTCGAAAAACTTTATACATCTTGATGCCAAGGTAGTAAACGATATACTGATTAAAGATGAATTATTATGGGTATCGACATTCGACAACGGCCTGTATTGTTTTAGAAACGACAGCCTGATCTTTCATGATTCAATGAATAATATTCAAAACCTGGTGCTCGATGCTCAAAACAATTTATGGACAAGTTCTACGACCTACGGTGTTTTTAAAATAAACGACGGGATATTAAAGTATCAAACCATCGAGGCTGAGCAGTTTGATGAAAAAGGAGTAAGAGCAATTGCACCATCAAATAACGGCTTTTTGTGGCTAACCAATGGCAAATCAATATTCATTTTTAAAGATGGAAAACTATTCGATAAGAAAATAGATGTTGGAGAGTTTATACTCGACCAAATTACTCAACTAAAAGATAATACATTGCTGATAAGTGGTATTAGTACTCCTTTATACATCTACAAGAATCTCAGAATTGATACGAAAAGCAACACTATAAAATACGACGATTTTAACAAATCGAATATCCATGTTAAGAAACCGGTTGTCGATCCGTCCGAATCGAGAGTAAATTTTTATTTAAACGACAACTTGTTCTTTCGCGAACTTATAGACAACTACCCGCAATTTCGAATTCCCTATACCGATTGGGGACGAATACGTAATATGTTTTTGAATTACAAAAACGATTTAATTGTAAATGGAAACACAAATCATATTCTTTCAGGTGGCCGTATTTCTGCCGATTCAATTTACAGCGTGTTCGACGGGAAATGGATAGCCTCGAACATTACAATCGATTCTACCAGCGAGATACTACAAATTGAGGAAGCCGACAAATCGGAGCTGGTTTTAATACACAATGATAGTATTTACAGCCTTATCGACAACCTCGAGGATCATATCAGCCTGAAATTAAAAGATATGATTTACTATGACAACACGCTTTTTCTGTTTAATCAGCAAACGGTTTATTTTATTTCAAATCCTACGGAAGTAATACACGGCAAAACTGCAGTTCTTAATCGCCTGAACATATCTTTTAACAACATTAACGACCTGTATTGCCAAAACGAAATTTTATATGTCGCCTCCGACGACGGGCTAACACTTATTCCGGTAAGTGAATGTGTTAATGCCGTTTTAATCCCCACAAAACCTTATTTCTCGAAAATTACAATCGACGAAAAAGAAATCGATCCAGCCGACGGAGAAATCGAATATAAAAGCAAAGACCGCTTAAATATTGAATTCTCGAGTCTTAATTTCTCATCGTCGGCATCAAACTATGCCTACATGCTCGACGGTGTAAACGACGATTGGATTATCGGTACTGAAAAACAAGTGGTGTACTTTAACCTAAAACCGGGCCACTATACATTTAAACTAAAATCGAGAAAAAATATGGAGCCCTACAGCAAAGTAATCGAACTTCCGATTACTGTAGTTCCTACTTTCTTTCAACGTTTAATTACAAAAATCGGAATATTGCTAATCCTTTTATTTTTGGGATTTCTGATTGTGAGAGGATACTACCTCCGTCAACTTCGCGAGCGCGAAAAAGACAACCAGCTGGTTACTCTCGAAAACCGGGCTTTACAATCGATGATGAATCCTCATTTTATTTTCAATTCACTGGGATCGATTCAGAAATTTTTACTTCAAAACAAATCGGAAGAAGCAGGGGCCTATCTTTCACGATTCGCACGACTGATCAGACAAACCATGAATTCCATTAAGTCGAACTCTGTTCTACTGGATGATGAAGTGGAACGTTTGAGAAACTATATTGAGTTGGAACAATTCAGAATGGAAAACCATTTTGATTTTAGTGTTATTCTCGACGAGCAGTTGCAGCAAGACGACTATTTCATTCCATCAATGATTGTTCAACCATTTGTTGAAAACGCCATATGGCACGGCATTTCACAACTGTCGGGCAAAGGAAAAATTACCATCCGTTTTATTTACGTAAATGAAAAAAGTATTAGGATAACTATTGAAGACAATGGTATAGGTTTCGAGAAATCAAAAGCATTCTCAGGAACGAAAAGTCACCTGAACATGGCATCGAACCTTACACAAAAAAGGATTCAACTTATTGGCGAAAAGTACCAGGTGAAAACCCAGCTTAGTTACGAAGAACTTTACCCGGGAGAAACAAATCCAGGAGCAAAAATTACACTTTTGGTACCAATAGTTGAGTAA
- a CDS encoding AMP-binding protein, with the protein MRDQTLAKIFTTAFHENWEELAFSDFEGGNYNYKDIAGTIKSLHLFYQLAGLQRGDKIAVLGRNSSHWAATFLSAISAGLVIVPILPDFNKSDTNHIINHSESKLIIGATALLEKVDLEFSEKLQTIIKLEDFSLYAAKDENIQYKLNDGFQYYTENQLNKEAFVFEEWEPEEMCIISYTSGTSGFTKGVMIPERSLLSNVIFAQEHMPLTAGNKIVSFLPMAHVYGLLFEFLFPLSKGCHITFLSKMPSPAVITKAFGEIKPHLILSVPLVIEKIYKKRILPAIEKPSVKFMLKVPIISNIILKKIRTKMVETFGGRFYEIVIGGAPLSADVEAFFKRINFPFTIGYGMTECGPLISYEAWNKTMPSSAGTLVDRMEIRIDSADPYNTVGEIQVKGENVMLGYYKNEKETKAVFTEDGWLKTGDLGVTDQNKFIYIRGRSKNMLLGPSGQNIYPEEIEAKLCNQNYIAECVIVERDHKLVALVYPDFESMKTDNVDEKELPTIMAENQKKANAELPRYEHVSRIELVDEEFDKTPKRNIKRYKYV; encoded by the coding sequence ATGCGTGATCAAACATTAGCAAAAATTTTCACTACTGCTTTTCATGAAAACTGGGAGGAACTGGCTTTTTCCGATTTTGAAGGCGGAAACTACAACTATAAAGATATTGCCGGAACCATAAAATCGTTGCACCTGTTTTATCAACTTGCCGGTTTGCAACGCGGCGATAAAATTGCTGTTCTGGGAAGAAACTCATCGCATTGGGCAGCCACATTTCTGTCGGCCATTTCTGCCGGACTGGTAATTGTGCCTATTCTGCCCGATTTTAATAAGAGCGATACCAACCACATTATCAACCACTCAGAATCGAAACTGATTATTGGAGCAACTGCTCTGCTGGAAAAGGTTGACCTGGAATTTTCGGAAAAGCTGCAGACAATAATTAAGCTCGAAGATTTTAGTTTATATGCCGCTAAAGATGAAAATATACAGTACAAACTCAACGATGGTTTTCAATATTACACGGAAAACCAGTTAAATAAAGAGGCTTTTGTTTTTGAAGAATGGGAACCTGAAGAGATGTGTATTATCTCATATACATCGGGAACATCGGGTTTTACAAAAGGGGTAATGATACCCGAGCGAAGCCTGCTTTCGAACGTAATTTTTGCACAGGAACACATGCCTTTAACGGCCGGGAATAAAATTGTTTCGTTTTTGCCTATGGCACATGTTTACGGGCTGCTTTTCGAATTTTTATTCCCGCTTAGTAAAGGATGTCATATTACTTTCCTTAGCAAAATGCCATCGCCAGCCGTTATTACAAAAGCTTTTGGCGAAATAAAACCACACCTTATTTTATCGGTTCCGCTGGTAATCGAAAAAATTTACAAAAAACGTATTTTGCCGGCTATTGAAAAACCATCAGTAAAATTTATGCTGAAAGTGCCGATCATCTCGAATATTATTCTGAAAAAGATTAGGACAAAAATGGTTGAAACTTTTGGCGGACGCTTCTACGAAATTGTAATTGGCGGAGCACCATTGAGTGCCGATGTGGAAGCTTTCTTTAAGCGTATAAATTTCCCGTTTACAATTGGCTACGGAATGACGGAATGTGGCCCGCTGATTAGTTACGAAGCCTGGAATAAAACAATGCCATCTTCTGCCGGAACGCTTGTCGACCGTATGGAAATTCGAATCGATTCGGCAGATCCGTATAACACAGTTGGCGAAATTCAGGTAAAAGGCGAAAATGTAATGTTGGGGTATTACAAAAACGAGAAGGAGACAAAAGCTGTGTTTACTGAAGATGGCTGGCTAAAAACCGGCGACCTTGGTGTAACCGACCAGAACAAGTTCATTTACATTCGTGGCCGATCGAAAAATATGCTGCTTGGCCCGTCGGGGCAAAATATTTACCCCGAAGAAATTGAGGCAAAACTTTGCAATCAAAATTACATTGCCGAGTGTGTTATTGTTGAGCGCGACCACAAACTAGTGGCATTGGTTTATCCTGATTTTGAATCGATGAAAACAGATAACGTTGACGAAAAGGAGTTGCCGACAATAATGGCCGAAAACCAAAAAAAGGCCAATGCAGAATTGCCACGTTACGAACATGTTAGCCGAATTGAGCTGGTTGACGAAGAGTTTGATAAAACACCAAAAAGAAATATAAAACGCTACAAATACGTATAA
- a CDS encoding mechanosensitive ion channel domain-containing protein, with protein MNEQVNEYLEMAYDLLINYGLKVIAAIVVLILGFWIIKIITRRTTKIMEKRNVNVSVSGFLRNLINILLKLMLLISIAKMVGIETTSFIAVLGAAGLAVGMAMQGTLANFAAGVMILVFKPFKVGDLIISQGHLGTVKEIHIFVTILLTPENKTVILPNAAVSGNDIVNYTTEGVIRVDMDFGISYGSNIKQAKDVLLKIINSHPKVLKDPAPFVGVKGLGDSSVNLAVRPYTLPADYWTVYFDVYEAGKVALDEAGITIPFPQMDVHLNKLEK; from the coding sequence ATGAATGAACAAGTAAATGAGTATTTGGAAATGGCCTATGATCTGCTGATCAACTACGGTTTAAAAGTAATTGCAGCCATTGTGGTTCTGATACTGGGTTTTTGGATTATAAAAATTATTACCCGGAGAACTACAAAAATTATGGAGAAACGCAACGTTAATGTTTCGGTGAGCGGCTTTTTACGAAATTTAATAAACATTCTTTTAAAGTTGATGCTTTTGATCAGTATTGCCAAAATGGTGGGGATTGAAACCACATCGTTTATTGCAGTGCTGGGTGCCGCCGGGCTTGCTGTTGGAATGGCCATGCAGGGAACTCTGGCGAATTTTGCTGCAGGAGTAATGATACTGGTTTTTAAACCTTTTAAAGTTGGAGACCTGATTATTTCGCAAGGGCACCTTGGAACCGTTAAAGAGATACACATTTTTGTCACTATACTTTTAACGCCCGAAAACAAAACCGTGATTTTACCAAACGCAGCGGTATCGGGTAACGACATTGTTAATTATACCACAGAAGGAGTGATTAGGGTGGATATGGATTTTGGCATTTCTTATGGTTCGAATATTAAGCAGGCCAAAGATGTGCTTCTGAAAATAATTAATAGTCATCCAAAAGTGCTGAAAGATCCGGCGCCGTTTGTTGGCGTAAAAGGATTGGGCGATAGTTCGGTGAACCTGGCTGTCAGGCCATATACCTTACCTGCCGATTACTGGACCGTATATTTTGATGTGTACGAAGCCGGAAAAGTTGCACTTGATGAGGCTGGAATTACTATTCCTTTCCCACAAATGGATGTGCACTTAAACAAGCTCGAGAAATAG